From Mesorhizobium sp. AR02, a single genomic window includes:
- a CDS encoding transposase: protein MTLPPTDSLEGLSLAELRGLVSALIGEVRGLQGRVESLEIENQALRAENQTLKDEIARLKDLPPRPPVKPTKPSGMEKATQPTSGKGKRRRRGAKRDGGRVSREVTVAVSAPAGSRFKGYETILVRDLALSAEVVRYRRERWVTPTGETMVAPLPAGIIGGWGANLRRFILACHIQGQVTTERLTALLTGIGVDISKRQVVRLISEGLEAFAAEDRDVLRAGLATAPWITVDDTSARHAHQDGYTTQIGDRRFTAFRTGRSKSREAFLATLRAGHSDYFINEEALAYMRGRNLAGPVIARLAAAPHKAFADSAAWQAHLAALGLDQLAVEPNPVRIATEGAMWGAIRHHGHQAQDLRRNRQARQARTPATSCSA from the coding sequence GTGACGCTACCACCGACTGATTCGCTTGAAGGCCTGTCGCTCGCGGAACTCCGCGGGCTGGTTTCTGCGCTGATCGGCGAAGTGCGCGGTCTTCAAGGCCGGGTCGAGAGCCTTGAGATCGAGAACCAGGCGCTACGCGCCGAGAACCAGACCCTGAAGGATGAGATCGCCCGGCTGAAGGACCTGCCGCCGCGTCCCCCGGTCAAGCCGACCAAGCCATCGGGCATGGAGAAGGCGACGCAGCCGACATCTGGCAAGGGCAAGCGCCGCCGGCGCGGCGCCAAGCGCGACGGCGGTCGCGTGAGCCGCGAGGTGACGGTTGCGGTGAGCGCTCCTGCGGGCTCTCGCTTCAAGGGGTATGAGACGATCCTGGTGCGCGATCTGGCGTTGTCGGCCGAGGTGGTGCGCTATCGCCGCGAGCGCTGGGTGACACCGACCGGCGAAACGATGGTGGCGCCCTTGCCGGCGGGGATCATCGGCGGCTGGGGCGCGAACCTGCGCCGCTTCATTCTGGCCTGTCACATTCAAGGCCAGGTGACGACGGAGCGGTTGACGGCGTTGTTGACCGGGATCGGGGTCGACATTTCGAAGCGCCAGGTGGTGCGGCTGATTTCGGAGGGCCTGGAGGCCTTCGCGGCGGAGGACCGTGACGTGCTGCGCGCCGGGCTGGCTACGGCGCCCTGGATCACCGTCGATGATACGTCGGCGCGCCACGCCCACCAGGACGGCTACACCACCCAGATCGGCGATCGCCGCTTCACCGCGTTCCGCACCGGGCGATCGAAGTCACGGGAGGCGTTCCTGGCGACGCTGCGTGCCGGGCACAGCGATTACTTCATCAATGAAGAGGCCCTGGCCTATATGCGCGGCCGCAACCTCGCCGGTCCGGTGATCGCGCGGCTGGCGGCTGCGCCGCACAAGGCATTTGCCGACAGCGCCGCATGGCAGGCGCATCTGGCCGCACTCGGCCTCGACCAGCTCGCGGTTGAGCCCAACCCAGTCAGGATCGCCACCGAAGGGGCGATGTGGGGGGCGATCCGCCACCACGGTCACCAAGCGCAAGATCTCCGGCGGAACCGTCAAGCGAGGCAGGCAAGAACGCCCGCGACGTCCTGCTCGGCCTGA